A genomic window from Acinetobacter lwoffii includes:
- the dtd gene encoding D-aminoacyl-tRNA deacylase encodes MRALLQRVLEAKVVVEGETTGEIEKGILVFLGLGKDDNLEKGKKLIDKILKYRFFDDEQGKMGWNVAQAGGGLLLVSQFTLMAQTQKGLRPDFGPAMPPAEAKALYEQLVKYAQSQFEHVQTGIFAADMKVHLVNDGPVTFNLEVE; translated from the coding sequence ATGCGTGCCTTATTACAAAGAGTTTTAGAAGCTAAAGTTGTGGTCGAGGGTGAAACCACCGGGGAAATTGAAAAAGGAATTCTGGTTTTTCTAGGTTTAGGTAAAGATGACAATCTGGAAAAAGGCAAAAAGCTGATTGATAAGATATTGAAATACCGCTTCTTTGATGATGAACAGGGCAAAATGGGCTGGAACGTTGCCCAGGCCGGCGGTGGTTTATTGCTGGTTTCACAATTTACCCTGATGGCGCAAACCCAAAAAGGTTTACGTCCAGACTTTGGCCCAGCTATGCCGCCTGCCGAGGCTAAAGCACTTTATGAGCAGCTGGTAAAATATGCCCAAAGCCAGTTTGAACATGTGCAAACCGGTATTTTTGCCGCTGACATGAAAGTGCATCTGGTCAATGATGGACCGGTGACGTTTAATTTAGAAGTTGAATGA
- a CDS encoding SCP2 sterol-binding domain-containing protein, whose product MKLSSIPVLKLPLIDMSTDPLDLLVAGLALRMKQLARTSPKFIELVHGRQFRIQIGTDEGMARQIIVDNGHIDTVSGDAEKADFVLQFADSEQGVKTLVKGDPTAFMTGMQSGTIKMEGDFGLLVWFNQVAKMIPPKLPKPVKEKVKMVRQFIKEKTGK is encoded by the coding sequence ATGAAACTGTCGTCCATTCCTGTGTTAAAACTTCCTCTTATTGATATGAGTACAGATCCGCTGGACTTACTGGTCGCAGGTTTAGCTTTACGTATGAAGCAGTTGGCACGTACCAGCCCAAAATTCATTGAACTGGTACATGGACGTCAATTCCGTATCCAGATTGGTACGGATGAAGGCATGGCACGTCAGATTATTGTGGATAACGGTCATATCGATACGGTTTCGGGTGATGCTGAAAAAGCTGATTTTGTGTTGCAGTTTGCCGACAGTGAGCAGGGCGTGAAGACCTTGGTCAAAGGTGACCCGACGGCATTTATGACCGGGATGCAAAGCGGCACGATTAAGATGGAAGGCGACTTTGGCCTGCTGGTCTGGTTTAACCAGGTGGCAAAAATGATTCCACCAAAACTGCCAAAGCCAGTCAAAGAAAAAGTGAAAATGGTACGTCAGTTTATTAAAGAGAAAACTGGTAAGTAG
- the aciT gene encoding ciprofloxacin tolerance protein AciT — translation MVTANLATIVGFSLVAVAVLAVFFSPYRRWLSFMAAGMLVWGLIEVIRVGTQTWFELPMTYSYLSALTAVMMVVTGLLLREDRRAERALAKRRCIEHTPVYEDDQQQLSSR, via the coding sequence ATGGTAACAGCGAATTTAGCAACGATTGTGGGCTTCAGTTTAGTCGCTGTAGCTGTGCTTGCTGTGTTCTTCTCGCCTTATCGTCGCTGGTTAAGCTTTATGGCGGCCGGGATGCTGGTATGGGGCCTGATCGAGGTGATTCGTGTAGGAACTCAAACTTGGTTTGAGCTACCAATGACGTATAGTTATCTGAGTGCGTTAACTGCGGTCATGATGGTCGTGACTGGCCTGTTGTTGCGTGAAGATCGTCGTGCTGAGCGTGCTTTGGCAAAACGCCGTTGCATCGAACATACGCCAGTGTATGAAGACGACCAGCAGCAGCTTTCAAGCCGTTAA
- a CDS encoding RNA-guided endonuclease InsQ/TnpB family protein, giving the protein MKTLKLRIKDKHCKVLDQLASEVNFVWNYVNDLSFKHLKRTGDFFSAFDMAKYTKGTSKLCGLHSQTVDAIREEYAAKRKQFRKAKLKWRVSNKKSARRSLGWIPFKKSGLKYAEGWVEYGKTKFGLWDSYGLNKYAVRTGSFVEDSRGRWYVCLVVDSPKLDKPTATKAIGIDLGLKDIATCSDGTVISNPKFYRKYEQKLGTAQRAKNKKRVRALHAKIANCRKDHLHKASTMLVKENALIIVGNLSAKKLVKTKMAKSVLDTGFSELKTMLKYKCENASVLFEEVNESFTTQICSCCGEITASSPKGRADLRIRVWECENCSSVLDRDLNSAKNILALGHKRLAVGITLLSGG; this is encoded by the coding sequence ATGAAAACACTTAAATTACGCATAAAAGACAAACATTGCAAGGTGCTAGACCAATTAGCATCTGAGGTGAACTTTGTTTGGAATTATGTCAATGATTTAAGTTTCAAACACCTAAAAAGAACAGGTGATTTTTTCTCAGCATTCGATATGGCTAAATACACAAAAGGGACTTCAAAATTGTGTGGTCTGCATAGCCAAACGGTGGATGCAATTAGGGAAGAATATGCTGCTAAAAGAAAACAGTTTAGAAAAGCAAAATTAAAATGGCGTGTAAGTAACAAGAAGTCAGCAAGAAGATCGCTTGGTTGGATACCATTCAAAAAATCAGGACTGAAATATGCTGAGGGATGGGTTGAGTATGGAAAAACCAAATTTGGCTTATGGGATAGCTACGGTTTAAACAAATATGCCGTTAGAACAGGCTCATTTGTTGAGGACAGTCGTGGGCGTTGGTATGTGTGCCTGGTCGTGGATTCACCTAAGTTAGATAAACCAACTGCAACTAAAGCTATTGGCATTGATCTAGGCTTAAAAGATATAGCCACCTGTTCTGATGGTACTGTGATTTCAAATCCAAAGTTCTATCGAAAATATGAACAAAAACTAGGTACTGCTCAACGAGCGAAGAATAAAAAGCGTGTTCGTGCATTACACGCCAAGATTGCAAATTGTCGTAAAGATCATTTGCACAAAGCAAGCACCATGCTTGTAAAAGAAAATGCACTGATTATTGTTGGCAACCTGAGTGCTAAAAAACTTGTGAAAACTAAAATGGCTAAATCGGTTTTAGATACAGGATTTTCAGAACTCAAAACAATGCTCAAGTATAAATGCGAGAACGCAAGTGTATTGTTTGAGGAAGTCAACGAAAGTTTCACAACCCAAATCTGCTCGTGCTGTGGTGAGATCACCGCAAGCAGTCCGAAAGGTAGAGCAGATTTGCGAATAAGAGTATGGGAATGTGAAAACTGCTCAAGTGTCCTGGATCGGGATTTGAACAGTGCTAAGAACATACTTGCGCTTGGGCATAAGCGTCTAGCAGTAGGAATCACCCTCCTTTCAGGTGGGTGA
- the serB gene encoding phosphoserine phosphatase SerB — protein sequence MREIILISFLGPDQPNQFTRLMQVLSAHSLQILDVGQAVIHNQLTLGIVVASEDQTATALAMKEILILAHDIGLTVRFKPISATEYEQWVKEGGRTRYIVTALAPELNASHLQAVTQIVSGQGFNIETVTRLSGRPVLDGQSAGPKRACVQFGLSGQMLDAAAMRAACLSLSNELNVDVAVQEDNAYRRNRRLVCFDMDSTLIEQEVIDELAIEAGVGEQVAEITERAMQGELDFQQSFRARVALLKGMDASVLPKIAERLTITEGAERLISTLKALGYRTAILSGGFQYFAEYLQTKLDIDEVHANALDVQDGVVTGEVKGHIVDGARKAFLLGEIAQEMGISLEQTIAVGDGANDLPMLSIAGLGVAFRAKPLVRQNANQAISSVGLDGVLYLLGVHDKDLNRA from the coding sequence ATGCGAGAAATCATTCTTATATCATTCTTAGGACCTGACCAGCCTAATCAATTTACACGATTAATGCAGGTTTTGTCCGCTCATTCCCTACAGATTTTAGATGTAGGGCAAGCGGTTATTCATAATCAGCTAACCTTAGGTATTGTTGTTGCCTCTGAAGACCAGACTGCAACCGCATTAGCCATGAAGGAGATCCTGATTCTAGCACATGATATCGGGTTAACCGTGCGCTTTAAACCGATCTCTGCAACTGAATATGAGCAGTGGGTCAAAGAGGGTGGACGCACACGTTATATCGTAACGGCATTGGCCCCTGAATTAAATGCCTCTCATCTGCAAGCCGTGACCCAGATTGTCTCGGGCCAGGGTTTTAATATTGAAACCGTGACCCGTCTGTCTGGTCGCCCCGTTTTAGATGGTCAGAGTGCCGGTCCAAAACGTGCCTGTGTCCAGTTTGGCCTCAGTGGACAAATGCTGGATGCAGCTGCCATGCGTGCGGCCTGTCTCAGCCTGTCGAATGAACTGAATGTCGATGTCGCGGTTCAGGAAGACAATGCCTATCGCCGTAACCGCCGTCTGGTCTGCTTTGATATGGACTCGACCCTGATCGAGCAGGAAGTGATTGACGAATTGGCAATTGAAGCCGGTGTTGGTGAGCAGGTTGCAGAAATTACCGAACGTGCCATGCAAGGCGAGCTAGACTTCCAGCAAAGCTTCCGTGCCCGTGTTGCCTTGTTAAAAGGTATGGACGCATCGGTACTGCCGAAAATTGCCGAGCGCCTGACCATTACTGAAGGGGCTGAACGCCTGATTTCGACTTTGAAAGCATTGGGTTACCGTACTGCAATTCTTTCTGGAGGTTTTCAGTATTTTGCGGAATATCTGCAAACTAAACTGGATATTGATGAAGTACATGCCAATGCGCTTGATGTGCAGGATGGTGTGGTTACCGGTGAAGTCAAAGGCCATATTGTCGATGGCGCGCGTAAAGCCTTCTTGCTCGGTGAAATCGCCCAGGAGATGGGAATTTCCCTGGAACAAACCATTGCAGTCGGTGATGGCGCCAATGACTTGCCTATGTTATCCATTGCAGGACTGGGGGTGGCTTTCCGTGCCAAACCTCTGGTACGCCAAAATGCCAATCAGGCGATTTCTAGCGTCGGTCTGGACGGTGTGCTGTATCTGCTCGGCGTACATGATAAAGACCTGAACCGTGCATAA
- the ppk1 gene encoding polyphosphate kinase 1, protein MEQFQHSSATYFNRELSLFEFQRRVLAQALDPNLPILERLNFLIIFSRNLDEFFEIRIAGLMKQQDLNATTRTPDAVPTELILQELSQSIHATVNKQYEVLNHAILPELQAQGIQFLQYQDLLEKHKAWIAAFFAKEVQPVLTPISLDPSHPFPRLVNKSLNFIISLEGKDAFGREIEMAIVPAPRSLPCLIKIPEDVTGNNTTQIFLTAIIQQHISDLFPGMKATGCYAFRVTRNADLVLSEDVDDLAVALKDELCSRRFGRAVRLEIENDSPQNIIDYLLDEFDLTEQELYRIDGPINLSRLSTSFERPELKYPHFSPVIPKIFRKQKSIFEILKAQDVLLHHPFDSFQPVITLLREAAKDPAVLAIKQTLYRSGPDSEIVQVLAEAARNGKEVTAVIELRARFDEESNIMVANILQEAGAVVVYGIVGYKTHAKMILIVRRENQELLRYAHLGTGNYHAGNARMYTDYGLMTTQPDICEDVHRMFQELTGMGKMAKLKALLHAPFTLHSELLKLIEQEKAFALAGRAAHIIIKMNALTEPQLIAALYQASQAGVKIDLIVRSICCLIPQVTGMSENIQVRSIVGRFLEHTRVYYFEHGGAKKLYCASADWMGRNLFSRVETCFPVLDPELKKRIYKDGLISYLKDCHNAWELDAEGQWHKVPCQDPAQPYNAQQYLLEQKQLKI, encoded by the coding sequence ATGGAACAATTTCAGCATTCGTCAGCGACCTATTTTAATCGGGAACTTTCCTTATTTGAATTTCAGCGTCGTGTCTTGGCACAAGCACTCGATCCGAATTTACCGATTTTAGAGCGCTTAAACTTCCTGATTATTTTTTCCCGTAACCTGGATGAGTTCTTTGAAATCAGGATTGCCGGGCTGATGAAACAGCAAGACCTGAATGCGACTACCCGGACGCCTGATGCTGTACCCACCGAGCTGATTCTACAAGAACTGTCCCAGTCCATTCATGCCACAGTTAACAAGCAGTATGAGGTGCTGAATCATGCGATTTTGCCTGAACTTCAGGCGCAGGGTATCCAGTTTCTTCAATATCAGGATCTTCTGGAAAAACACAAGGCGTGGATTGCAGCCTTTTTTGCCAAAGAAGTACAACCGGTACTGACCCCGATCAGCCTGGATCCTTCACATCCTTTTCCACGTTTGGTGAATAAAAGTCTGAACTTTATTATCAGCCTAGAAGGTAAAGATGCCTTTGGCCGTGAAATCGAGATGGCAATTGTGCCGGCACCACGTTCCTTACCCTGCCTGATTAAAATTCCGGAAGATGTCACCGGAAACAATACCACCCAGATCTTTCTGACTGCGATCATCCAGCAGCATATCAGTGATTTGTTCCCGGGCATGAAAGCGACCGGCTGTTATGCCTTTCGGGTCACCCGCAATGCCGATCTGGTACTATCGGAAGATGTCGATGATCTGGCGGTGGCTTTAAAAGACGAACTATGTTCGCGCCGCTTTGGTCGTGCAGTACGTCTGGAAATTGAAAATGACTCTCCACAGAACATCATCGACTATTTGCTAGATGAATTTGATCTGACGGAACAGGAACTGTACCGGATTGATGGACCGATCAATTTGTCCCGCCTGAGTACCAGTTTTGAGCGTCCGGAATTAAAGTATCCGCATTTTAGTCCGGTCATTCCGAAAATTTTCCGTAAACAGAAAAGCATTTTTGAAATTTTGAAGGCGCAGGATGTGCTGCTGCATCATCCTTTTGATTCATTCCAGCCGGTGATTACTTTACTGCGGGAAGCGGCCAAGGACCCGGCGGTGCTGGCGATCAAGCAGACGCTGTATCGTAGTGGTCCGGACTCGGAAATAGTCCAGGTGCTGGCAGAAGCCGCACGGAATGGCAAAGAAGTCACGGCCGTGATTGAACTGCGGGCGCGTTTCGATGAGGAATCTAACATCATGGTGGCCAATATCCTGCAAGAAGCCGGCGCGGTCGTGGTCTATGGCATTGTCGGTTATAAAACCCATGCCAAAATGATTCTGATTGTCCGGCGTGAAAATCAGGAATTACTGCGTTATGCGCATCTGGGTACCGGAAACTATCATGCCGGTAATGCCCGCATGTACACCGATTATGGCCTGATGACCACACAGCCGGATATCTGTGAAGATGTGCACCGCATGTTCCAGGAACTGACTGGTATGGGGAAAATGGCCAAACTGAAAGCCTTGCTGCATGCACCGTTTACCCTGCATAGCGAATTGCTGAAACTGATTGAACAGGAAAAGGCATTTGCCCTGGCCGGCAGAGCCGCGCATATCATCATCAAAATGAATGCACTTACCGAACCGCAATTGATTGCTGCCCTGTATCAGGCTTCGCAGGCTGGGGTAAAAATTGACCTGATTGTGCGTTCAATCTGCTGTCTGATTCCACAAGTTACCGGTATGTCTGAAAATATCCAGGTCCGTTCAATCGTAGGACGTTTCCTGGAACATACCCGGGTTTATTATTTTGAACATGGCGGTGCCAAGAAACTGTATTGTGCCAGTGCCGACTGGATGGGCCGTAACCTGTTTTCCCGGGTGGAAACCTGTTTCCCGGTGCTGGATCCAGAGCTGAAAAAACGGATTTATAAAGATGGCCTGATCAGCTATTTAAAAGATTGTCACAATGCATGGGAGTTAGATGCCGAGGGTCAGTGGCATAAAGTCCCCTGTCAGGATCCGGCCCAGCCTTATAATGCCCAGCAATATCTGCTGGAACAAAAACAGTTAAAAATTTAA
- a CDS encoding bile acid:sodium symporter family protein encodes MSALLQFSQFVQKTFALWVLLFSGIALMIPETFVWLRAYIPWMLGIIMFGMGMTMTVGDFKSVLQSPKAVAIGVVAQFVVMPGLAFLLCKLFQLPPEIAIGVILVGCCPGGTASNVITYMAKGNTALSVACTSVSTLLAPILTPAIFYVLASQWIEINAWSMLVSILQVVLFPIILGLIVRALLKQKVTAYIQVMPLISVIAIVAIVAAIIAGSKTQILESGLMILGIVALHNGMGYLLGYWTSRIFHLAEIDCRAVSIEVGMQNSGLGVALAATHFAASPLTALPSAIFSLWHNISGPALATYWAARQTEKTDT; translated from the coding sequence ATGTCAGCCTTGCTCCAGTTTAGCCAATTTGTCCAAAAAACCTTTGCTTTATGGGTGCTGCTTTTTTCCGGCATTGCCTTGATGATCCCTGAAACTTTTGTCTGGTTACGGGCTTATATTCCGTGGATGTTGGGCATCATTATGTTTGGCATGGGTATGACCATGACGGTAGGCGATTTTAAAAGTGTCCTGCAAAGTCCGAAAGCAGTAGCGATTGGCGTGGTGGCCCAGTTTGTGGTGATGCCAGGTTTGGCTTTTCTACTGTGCAAGCTGTTTCAGCTGCCACCAGAGATTGCCATCGGGGTAATCTTGGTGGGTTGCTGTCCGGGTGGAACCGCATCCAATGTGATTACCTATATGGCCAAGGGCAATACCGCCTTGTCTGTTGCCTGTACCTCGGTTTCGACTTTACTGGCGCCCATTTTAACTCCGGCCATTTTCTATGTGTTGGCCAGTCAGTGGATCGAGATCAATGCCTGGTCGATGCTGGTGTCGATCTTACAGGTGGTGTTATTCCCAATTATTCTGGGCTTAATCGTACGGGCGCTACTCAAGCAAAAAGTCACGGCCTATATTCAGGTGATGCCGTTGATTTCTGTAATAGCGATTGTGGCAATTGTCGCGGCGATTATTGCCGGCAGCAAAACCCAGATTCTGGAATCCGGTTTAATGATTTTAGGAATCGTGGCCTTACACAATGGTATGGGCTATTTACTGGGTTATTGGACCAGTCGTATATTTCACTTGGCAGAAATAGACTGTCGTGCAGTATCCATTGAAGTCGGGATGCAGAATTCTGGTCTGGGTGTGGCCTTGGCGGCAACCCATTTTGCCGCATCACCACTTACCGCTTTACCAAGTGCCATTTTCAGTCTGTGGCATAATATTTCAGGGCCAGCTTTAGCCACTTATTGGGCTGCCAGACAAACTGAAAAAACAGACACCTAA
- the pncA gene encoding bifunctional nicotinamidase/pyrazinamidase, translating to MQNNVALLVVDVQRGFTPGGNLAVANADQIIPNINLLGQHFKHIILTQDWHPDNHISFVDNHPGKVAYDSIQLDYGTQVLWPKHCVQGTLDAELHPDLNLPQAQLIIRKGFHSQIDSYSAFMEADQKTTTGLAGYLRERGIDTVFVVGIATDFCVAWTAIDACKLGFKTYVIADATKGIDLNGSLQHAWQDMLSHGVKRIYVKDIVQAA from the coding sequence ATGCAGAATAATGTTGCTTTACTGGTCGTAGACGTACAAAGAGGATTTACCCCGGGAGGCAATCTGGCTGTAGCCAATGCTGACCAGATTATTCCAAATATTAATCTATTGGGGCAGCATTTTAAGCATATTATCCTGACCCAAGACTGGCATCCGGACAACCATATTTCCTTTGTAGACAACCATCCCGGCAAAGTAGCCTATGACAGTATTCAGCTGGATTATGGTACTCAGGTTTTATGGCCAAAGCATTGTGTGCAAGGGACACTCGATGCCGAACTGCATCCGGATTTAAATTTACCGCAAGCACAACTCATCATTCGCAAGGGTTTTCATTCCCAGATCGACAGTTACTCGGCCTTTATGGAAGCTGACCAGAAAACCACGACGGGTCTTGCTGGCTATCTGCGTGAACGTGGGATTGATACCGTATTTGTGGTCGGGATTGCTACGGACTTTTGTGTGGCCTGGACTGCAATCGATGCCTGCAAACTGGGCTTTAAAACCTATGTGATTGCCGATGCCACCAAGGGCATTGACCTGAATGGTTCCTTGCAACATGCCTGGCAGGATATGCTGTCGCATGGCGTGAAACGTATCTATGTGAAAGATATTGTTCAAGCAGCTTAA